The genomic stretch GTCGGCAGTACGTAGATGATCAAACGCTTGGCGATTGAAGGTTTTATGTTAGATGCTGAGAAAATACACGCTCTTCTGCACGCAGCGCTTTCTGAAGTTATCAGACCTAAAATCAGTGGCTGAGCATCGCTCATCCCCTTTAGATTTTTATGATGTGACTGGCGTCAACACGACGACAAGCATTTTGAAAGATCAGTAAACCTACCCCATCTCTATTATTTTTGATGCTCATGCCATATCAGATGGCTGATCTTGAATAAAGGTTATTCTATGAAACCCGTTATTGCGCTCATTGGTCGCCCCAACGTCGGAAAATCAACAATATTTAACCAGATTACCAAGAGTCGTGATGCGCTTGTTGCTGACTTTGCTGGTCTAACCCGTGACCGTAAATATGGTGATGCGGTTTTTCAAAATAAATCTTTTATCGTGGTCGACACTGGCGGTATTGGTGAAAGTGAAGCTGGCATTGATGCCTATATGGCAGAGCAGTCAAAAACCGCGATTCACGAAGCAGATATCATTGTATTTGTTGTCGATGCGCGTGCTGGACTGTTGGCTTCTGATGAACAAATTGCACGTGAAATCAGAACGCTTGGTAAGAAAGTTTATCTTGTTGCCAACAAGGTTGATGGCGTACACGCTGAAGCAGCCGTCGTTGAGTTTTACCAACTTGGTTTTGGTGAGCCGATGCATGTTGCTGCAAGTCATGGTCGTGGTATTGCACAGATGCTCGAAGATGTATTGGCCGACATTCCAGAAGACGAAGATCAATCTGAACTTGATAAAAACAGTGGTTTACGTATGGCGATCATTGGTCGCCCCAACGTCGGTAAATCAACTTTGGTGAACCGTTTATTGGGTGAAGATCGGGTGGTGGTCTTTGATATGCCAGGAACCACACGCGACTCAATTTATATTCCGTTTGAACGAAATGAGCGTAAATACACGCTCATTGATACCGCAGGTGTGCGTCGTAAAGGTAAAGTTGATGAAATGATTGAGAAGTTCTCAATCGTGAAAACTTTACAAGCGATTAAAGATGCGCATGTTGTGGTGGTGGTACTTGATGCACGTGAAGGCGTGGTTGAGCAAGATTTACATTTAATTGGTTATGCGCTTGAAGCTGGGCGTGCCATGGTGATCGCCATTAACAAATGGGACAACATGACTGAATATGACCGTGCCCAATGTAAACTTGATATTGAGCGTCGTTTTGACTTTATTCCTTGGGCTAAAGTGCATTTGATTTCGGCATTACACGGCACGGGTGTGGGTGATCTTTATCCTTCAATCCACCGCGCCTATGAGTCATCTAACTTAAAAGTGTCACCATCGAAGTTAACCCAGATCTTAAGTGATGCGACTGAAGCACATCAACCACCAATGGTGAATGGTCGTCGTATTAAAATGCGTTATGCGCATATGGGCGGACAGAATCCACCGACGATCGTGGTACATGGTAATAAAGTAGATAAAGTTTCAGCTGATTATCGTCGTTACTTAGAAAACGTATTCCGTAAAGTGTATAAGCTCGAAGGTACGCCTGTTCGAATTGACTTTAAGACCTCTGAGAACCCATTTGAAGGGCGTAAAACAGAACTTAACGAACGTGTGGCTGCGCGTCGTCGTCGCTATGTACAGAAATTCAAGAAAGCTGAGAAGAAATTTAAGCGTTAATTTTCTGCCGTAACTGATAAGTGAATAAAGAGCCCAAACATTGTTTTGGGTTTTTTATATTCAAATGGAGTGTGCTTTAAGCTAAGCTGAGCAATATGAACAGTATTCAAATTTTTGTACAGCCATTGACTCAATTGCTGCCGCAATCTCGACAGGATTTTGCGGTATTTAGCGAATTTAATCATTATAAAAAACAGACCATTCATCAGCATCGATTAGACCTGATCAGTACCTATTTGGCGACAGGCTTACAGCCTAGCGATTTTGCACGAACAGATTTTGGTAAACCTTATTTGCCCAATTTCCCAGATATCGCATTTAATCACTCACATAGCCAACAGCATTATGCCTTGGGGTTGTCCCGACAGGTCAAAGACCTTGGGGTGGATATTGAAGACTTGGGGCGTAAAGTCCGTTTTGATGCCTTGGCACAACATGCTTTTCATGCTGAGGAATATCAGCAATGGCAAGCCTGCGATGAAGACCCGAACTATTGGTTTAAAGTCTGGACCTGTAAAGAAGCGGTACTTAAAGCGTCTGGTCTTGGTATTCGCATGAGTCTAAATCAATTACAAACGCAGTGTGATCCAACGCAGGATCGGGGTATTTGTCAGCACCCAGACTTAGGCGTGTTTGCCTATCAACATTTATATTTTGCGCATGCCATGCTGACGGTGGCTTGGCGGATCGAAGCGGTGGGAGAGGATTTAGACTTTCCAAAGATTGAACTTGTGGAGAAATGATAACGCTGGCTTTTTGCAGAGAATCGCAGGGAACAGCCTATTTAGACGGAAAGGCTACCAAGCGCATATAGGCTACTGAGTACTAAACAGAAAAATGAACTCACATACCAAAACGTATTACTGTTACCAGCAAATCTAGACTTTAACCATGGAAATGCCATAGCACGTGCGAGTAGAACCGTCGCCATGATTAAAAATAGTGCTTTGCTAAAAGGTAATTGTGCTGTGCCACTTGCGGCACAGTAGGTATAGACCGCGCAAAGCAGTAAGGCCGAACCGATCGCCATCGCCATAAGTTTGGGATAGCAGTGACCTGCTTCAGACTGTTTAACGATTGACTCTCCTGCACCAAGCAGACGAAAGCCAGCTCCCCAAAATATACAGGCATAGTGTAATAAAGCAGCGCAGAGCGTTAGTACTGAGGCAAGGTACAGTGCCGGTATAGAAATTAGATTCATTCGATGACTCTTTGCATCTATGATGCGAGGAAAGTGAATTGGGTGAGACGTATAAGAAAATATTAATCGTTGAAGATCTAGAAGATTAACTTAAATTTCCGCAAGATAGCTATAAAATATTGCAGTGCCACCATAAAAAATGCCAGTCATAAGACTGGCATTTTATTCATCGAAGACTTCAAGCATGTT from Acinetobacter pullicarnis encodes the following:
- the der gene encoding ribosome biogenesis GTPase Der — protein: MKPVIALIGRPNVGKSTIFNQITKSRDALVADFAGLTRDRKYGDAVFQNKSFIVVDTGGIGESEAGIDAYMAEQSKTAIHEADIIVFVVDARAGLLASDEQIAREIRTLGKKVYLVANKVDGVHAEAAVVEFYQLGFGEPMHVAASHGRGIAQMLEDVLADIPEDEDQSELDKNSGLRMAIIGRPNVGKSTLVNRLLGEDRVVVFDMPGTTRDSIYIPFERNERKYTLIDTAGVRRKGKVDEMIEKFSIVKTLQAIKDAHVVVVVLDAREGVVEQDLHLIGYALEAGRAMVIAINKWDNMTEYDRAQCKLDIERRFDFIPWAKVHLISALHGTGVGDLYPSIHRAYESSNLKVSPSKLTQILSDATEAHQPPMVNGRRIKMRYAHMGGQNPPTIVVHGNKVDKVSADYRRYLENVFRKVYKLEGTPVRIDFKTSENPFEGRKTELNERVAARRRRYVQKFKKAEKKFKR
- a CDS encoding 4'-phosphopantetheinyl transferase family protein translates to MNSIQIFVQPLTQLLPQSRQDFAVFSEFNHYKKQTIHQHRLDLISTYLATGLQPSDFARTDFGKPYLPNFPDIAFNHSHSQQHYALGLSRQVKDLGVDIEDLGRKVRFDALAQHAFHAEEYQQWQACDEDPNYWFKVWTCKEAVLKASGLGIRMSLNQLQTQCDPTQDRGICQHPDLGVFAYQHLYFAHAMLTVAWRIEAVGEDLDFPKIELVEK